From Hallerella porci:
TTTTCGCTTGCGCTGACCGCTTCGTGCAAATCCTTGGACTGCTTTGCTGCGCGGTATTCAAGCGCGATGGTGGTAAGTGTTACGAGGGCAGCTTCTGCCATAGGGACTGTAAAGCAAGACATATTATCTCCTTGATTTATTTTTGTTGAACAAGTTTGTTTGCACACCGTAAAATGCGGCATGCGCTTAAGGCTGCGCCAAAACCGTTGTCGATATTTACCACCGACATGCCTTCGGCACAAGAGTTTAACATGGAAAGTAATGGCGCAATTCCGTTGAACGAAGCTCCATAACCAACCGATGTAGGAACCGCAATCACAGGCGCATCGGTAAGCCCAGAAATTACGCTTGCAAGTGCCCCTTCCATGCCGGCAATTGCAATCACGACATTCGCCGTTCGAATCTCTTCAATCTTTGAAAGTAAGCGGTGAAGCCCAGCGATGCCTACATCAAAATGACGCGAAACAGATGCTCCAAAAAATTCCGCCGTTTGCGCCGCCTCTTCGGCAATGGGCAAGTCCGCAGTTCCCGCACAACAAACCGCAATCTTTCCCGGCAAAGTCGGAGCCTTGCGCAAATCCGCGCGGTAAGAAATAATCCGTGAAGTTTCGTTATAATGCGCAGCCATGCCGCGCTCTTGAACAAATTCAAATTGCTCCTTACTGCAACGCGTGCCAATCACAGAACATCCATCTTCGTGGAACTTCTTTAAAATCAAAAGAAGCTGCTCGCAAGTTTTCCCCGGGCAATAAATCGCCTCGTCGGTGCCGGTGCGCTTTCCGCGAGAAATATCGAGTTTTGCAAATCCAATATCGTCGTATAATTATTTCATGCCTATAAAT
This genomic window contains:
- the larB gene encoding nickel pincer cofactor biosynthesis protein LarB gives rise to the protein MGFAKLDISRGKRTGTDEAIYCPGKTCEQLLLILKKFHEDGCSVIGTRCSKEQFEFVQERGMAAHYNETSRIISYRADLRKAPTLPGKIAVCCAGTADLPIAEEAAQTAEFFGASVSRHFDVGIAGLHRLLSKIEEIRTANVVIAIAGMEGALASVISGLTDAPVIAVPTSVGYGASFNGIAPLLSMLNSCAEGMSVVNIDNGFGAALSACRILRCANKLVQQK